From a region of the Acidobacteriota bacterium genome:
- the ftsE gene encoding cell division ATP-binding protein FtsE, with translation MIEASRVSKVYSRGVYALRDLSLRIDKGEFVFLTGPSGAGKSTLLRLLLRQDLPTTGRIVVNGRDLSDMRPPQVQAYRRSLGFVFQDFKLIPGKTVLENVAFVMRVLGLSDSQQRRRTYQVLKWVGLQHRMTAYPPELSGGEQQRVAIARAIVNDPLVILADEPTGNLDPDLSLEIMNLFREINARGTTVLVATHDRELIRRVGRKSLSLEHGRLAEVL, from the coding sequence GTGATCGAAGCCTCCCGCGTTTCCAAGGTGTACAGCCGGGGAGTGTATGCGCTTCGGGACTTGTCGCTCCGGATCGACAAGGGGGAGTTCGTCTTCCTCACCGGTCCGAGTGGAGCGGGTAAGTCCACGCTGCTCAGGCTGCTGCTGCGGCAGGACCTCCCGACAACCGGGAGGATCGTCGTCAACGGCCGCGATCTGTCCGACATGCGGCCGCCCCAGGTCCAGGCGTACCGCCGCAGCCTCGGGTTCGTGTTCCAGGATTTCAAGCTGATTCCCGGCAAGACCGTGCTCGAGAACGTCGCGTTCGTCATGCGCGTGCTCGGGCTCTCCGATTCGCAGCAGCGACGGCGGACGTACCAGGTGCTCAAGTGGGTGGGACTGCAGCATCGGATGACGGCTTACCCGCCCGAGTTGTCCGGCGGCGAGCAGCAGCGTGTCGCCATCGCGCGCGCGATCGTCAACGATCCGCTCGTGATTCTCGCGGACGAGCCGACGGGCAACCTCGATCCGGACCTGTCGCTCGAAATCATGAATCTGTTCCGCGAGATCAACGCGCGGGGCACCACCGTGCTGGTCGCCACGCACGATCGCGAGCTCATCAGGCGCGTCGGTCGAAAATCCTTGAGCCTCGAACACGGGCGCCTCGCGGAGGTCCTCTGA